In one window of Kitasatospora sp. MMS16-BH015 DNA:
- a CDS encoding ABC transporter permease: protein MSAVAARTGPVLRRLGGDRLFKTCLGVLALLVLAALLAPWLAPQDPTVGDFAETMAPIGAGHWLGTDQGGHDTFSALLLGARTSLLGPLGVVVFSSLGGIALGLFSGWRGGRLDALIGRVLDVLFAFPSLLLAILAVALFGKGLGAPVLAMAVAYLPYTARLVRGLTAQEKTRPYVAAYLVQGHAPTYVAVRGLLPNIAPTVLAQSTVNFGYALLDLAALSFLGLGVQPPTPDWGAMINRAQSAVLAGQPLSAVVPVVAVVVAVVAFNVVGERLGERSGR from the coding sequence ATGAGCGCGGTGGCCGCGCGCACCGGCCCGGTGCTGCGCCGACTCGGCGGCGACCGGCTGTTCAAGACCTGCCTGGGCGTGCTGGCGCTGCTGGTGCTCGCCGCGCTGCTCGCCCCCTGGCTGGCCCCGCAGGACCCGACCGTCGGCGACTTCGCCGAGACGATGGCCCCGATCGGCGCCGGGCACTGGCTCGGCACCGACCAGGGCGGCCACGACACCTTCTCCGCCCTGCTGTTGGGAGCGCGCACCAGCCTGCTCGGGCCGCTCGGCGTGGTGGTCTTCTCCAGCCTCGGCGGCATCGCGCTCGGCCTGTTCAGCGGCTGGCGCGGCGGCCGGCTGGACGCCCTGATCGGCCGGGTGCTCGACGTGCTGTTCGCCTTCCCCTCGCTGCTGCTGGCGATCCTCGCGGTGGCGCTGTTCGGCAAGGGCCTGGGCGCCCCCGTGCTGGCCATGGCGGTGGCCTACCTCCCCTACACCGCACGGCTGGTACGCGGCCTGACCGCCCAGGAGAAGACCCGCCCGTACGTGGCCGCCTACCTGGTGCAGGGCCACGCGCCGACATACGTCGCGGTGCGCGGCCTGCTGCCGAACATCGCACCGACCGTGCTGGCCCAGTCCACCGTCAACTTCGGCTACGCGCTGCTCGATCTGGCCGCACTCTCCTTCCTGGGCCTGGGCGTGCAGCCGCCGACGCCGGACTGGGGCGCGATGATCAACCGGGCGCAGTCGGCCGTGCTGGCCGGGCAGCCGCTCTCGGCCGTGGTGCCGGTGGTGGCCGTGGTGGTCGCGGTGGTGGCCTTCAACGTGGTCGGTGAGCGGCTCGGGGAGAGGAGCGGGCGGTGA
- a CDS encoding RodZ family helix-turn-helix domain-containing protein, translated as MSTETPQQAPATASDGARVIPLRPVGGAPAPVRREREREPLWRDLVGGVLRRERQAQERTLKEVAETARISMPYLSELERGRKEGSSEVLAAAAAALGLGLGDLLSLAQEDLARQSTRSRLSRGHRAPSARFDGLCLAA; from the coding sequence ATGAGCACTGAGACACCGCAGCAAGCGCCGGCGACCGCGTCGGACGGAGCCCGAGTGATCCCGCTGCGGCCGGTCGGCGGCGCGCCCGCTCCGGTCCGACGGGAGCGGGAGCGCGAGCCGCTCTGGCGTGACCTGGTGGGCGGGGTGCTGCGCCGCGAACGGCAGGCTCAGGAGCGGACGTTGAAGGAGGTCGCGGAGACGGCCCGGATCTCGATGCCGTACCTGTCCGAGCTGGAGCGCGGGCGGAAGGAGGGCTCCTCCGAGGTGCTCGCCGCCGCGGCCGCAGCGCTCGGGCTCGGGCTGGGCGACCTGCTCTCGCTGGCGCAGGAGGACCTGGCCCGCCAGAGCACCCGCAGCCGGCTGAGCCGTGGTCACCGGGCGCCGTCGGCGCGGTTCGACGGGCTCTGCCTGGCCGCCTGA
- a CDS encoding TetR/AcrR family transcriptional regulator produces MSNTAANPPKPPTPAPPAAASAPPARPVATPPAAPSAPSGRARNRRSGTQLTPELIVEASLRIAARGSADAFTVRRLGEELGADPTAVYRHFRDKDDLLLEVADRTLGEVLDSIPEGLVWQDRIRALADGSLAVALKYPAVASAMASRTTRRANEFRVVELILGAVAEAGLTGAEAAVHYRMVGDSLLALVGQRAAYLLFAPEARAADEASWTREYRLVDPVAFPQITAVAEELAQVTQDGVYRARVEALITAVERRAAELAVIPPEPVRPN; encoded by the coding sequence ATGTCGAATACAGCCGCGAACCCGCCCAAGCCCCCCACCCCGGCCCCGCCCGCAGCCGCGTCGGCGCCGCCCGCGCGGCCGGTCGCCACCCCGCCCGCCGCACCGTCCGCACCGTCCGGCCGTGCCCGCAACCGGCGCTCGGGCACCCAACTGACCCCGGAGCTGATCGTCGAGGCCAGCCTCCGGATCGCCGCCCGGGGCAGCGCCGACGCGTTCACCGTCCGCCGCCTCGGCGAGGAGCTGGGCGCCGACCCGACCGCCGTCTACCGGCACTTCCGTGACAAGGACGACCTGCTGCTCGAGGTCGCCGACCGCACCCTGGGCGAGGTGCTGGACAGCATCCCCGAGGGCCTGGTCTGGCAGGACCGGATCCGCGCCCTGGCCGACGGCTCGCTCGCCGTCGCCCTCAAGTACCCGGCCGTGGCCTCGGCGATGGCCAGCCGCACCACCCGCCGGGCCAACGAGTTCCGGGTGGTCGAGCTGATCCTCGGCGCCGTCGCCGAGGCCGGCCTGACCGGAGCCGAGGCGGCCGTGCACTACCGGATGGTCGGCGACTCGCTGCTCGCCCTGGTCGGCCAGCGCGCGGCCTACCTGCTCTTCGCCCCCGAGGCCCGGGCGGCCGACGAGGCCTCCTGGACCCGCGAGTACCGGCTGGTCGACCCCGTCGCCTTCCCGCAGATCACCGCCGTGGCCGAGGAGTTGGCCCAGGTCACCCAGGACGGGGTCTACCGGGCCCGGGTGGAGGCCCTGATCACGGCGGTGGAACGCCGGGCGGCCGAGCTCGCCGTCATCCCACCCGAGCCCGTCCGGCCCAACTGA
- a CDS encoding ABC transporter ATP-binding protein gives MAVSEESRGGGVAAGALLEVSGLRKSYGSTVAVDGVSFTLPPGGALGLVGESGSGKTTTARMLVGLERPDAGAISVLGRPLAPTVRGRAARLARAKAVQMVYQDPYLSLDARLTIGDTLDGVLRLHGHRDGPARAERIRALLAQVGLGEREAAARPRRLSGGQRQRAAIARALAVEPAVLVLDEAVSALDVSVQAQVLNLLTDIRREAGIGLVFVSHDLAVVRYVCEEALVLRRGRPVEHRPVAELLAEPEHPYTRLLLASVPHVGWAPEEIAQRRRAL, from the coding sequence GTGGCGGTGAGTGAGGAGAGCAGGGGAGGCGGCGTGGCCGCGGGTGCGCTGCTCGAGGTCAGCGGGCTGCGGAAGAGCTACGGCTCGACCGTGGCCGTGGACGGGGTCTCGTTCACGCTGCCGCCCGGTGGGGCGCTCGGGCTGGTCGGGGAGTCCGGCTCCGGCAAGACCACCACCGCGCGGATGCTGGTCGGCCTGGAGCGGCCGGACGCCGGGGCGATCAGCGTGCTGGGCCGCCCACTGGCCCCCACCGTGCGCGGGCGGGCCGCCCGGCTGGCCCGGGCCAAGGCGGTGCAGATGGTCTACCAGGACCCGTACCTCTCGCTGGACGCCCGGCTGACCATCGGTGACACGCTCGACGGCGTGCTCCGGCTGCACGGCCACCGGGACGGCCCGGCCCGGGCCGAGCGGATCCGCGCACTGCTCGCCCAGGTGGGCCTCGGCGAGCGGGAGGCCGCCGCCAGACCGCGCCGGCTCTCCGGCGGGCAGCGGCAGCGGGCCGCGATCGCCCGGGCGCTGGCCGTCGAGCCGGCCGTGCTGGTCCTCGACGAGGCCGTCTCGGCGCTCGACGTGTCGGTGCAGGCGCAGGTGCTCAACCTGCTCACCGACATCCGCCGCGAGGCCGGGATCGGGCTGGTCTTCGTCAGCCACGACCTCGCGGTGGTGCGGTACGTCTGCGAGGAGGCGCTGGTGCTCCGGCGCGGACGCCCGGTCGAACACCGGCCCGTGGCCGAGCTGTTGGCGGAGCCGGAGCACCCGTACACCCGTCTGCTGCTCGCCTCGGTGCCGCACGTGGGGTGGGCACCGGAGGAGATCGCGCAGCGGCGGCGGGCGCTCTGA
- a CDS encoding ABC transporter permease has product MSIAVALLRRLIGTALTLLVTSFLVFSSLYLAPGDPVSFLVRGRSPNPAELAAIRSQFGFDQPFLLRYWHWLEAVLHGDFGRSYLFHQSVAAVIGARLPASLLLVAVATALIAVVGIGAGALGALRRGSRTDGAVLLLVTVGAAVPSFAAAIVLRSVFGVRLGWFPTIGNGTGLGDRLHHVLLPAVALSVTFMALVTRVTRSSMIDQLGREHVEVALSRGTPKLAVLRRHVLRNALGPIVTVSGLLVSGMLVSTAIVETAFGMSGIGSLLVQCVDQLDFQVVQALVLLVVAAFVLVNTAVDLLYPLIDPRVGRGEAR; this is encoded by the coding sequence ATGAGCATCGCGGTCGCGCTGCTGCGGCGGCTGATCGGCACCGCGCTCACCCTGCTGGTCACCTCCTTCCTGGTGTTCTCCTCGCTCTACCTCGCGCCCGGCGACCCGGTCTCCTTCCTGGTCCGTGGCCGCAGCCCCAACCCGGCCGAACTGGCCGCCATCCGGAGCCAGTTCGGCTTCGACCAACCCTTCCTGCTGCGGTACTGGCACTGGCTGGAGGCGGTGCTGCACGGTGACTTCGGCCGCTCCTACCTGTTCCACCAGAGCGTCGCCGCCGTGATCGGCGCCCGACTGCCCGCCTCGCTGCTGCTGGTCGCGGTGGCCACGGCGCTGATCGCCGTGGTCGGCATCGGGGCCGGCGCGCTCGGCGCGCTGCGGCGCGGCAGCCGGACGGACGGCGCGGTGCTGCTGCTGGTCACGGTCGGCGCGGCCGTGCCCTCCTTCGCCGCCGCGATCGTGCTGCGCTCGGTGTTCGGGGTGCGGCTCGGCTGGTTCCCGACCATCGGCAACGGCACCGGCCTGGGCGACCGGCTGCACCACGTGCTGCTGCCCGCCGTCGCGCTCTCGGTGACCTTCATGGCCCTGGTCACCCGGGTCACCCGCAGCTCGATGATCGACCAACTCGGCCGCGAGCACGTGGAGGTGGCGCTCAGCCGGGGCACCCCGAAGCTGGCCGTGCTGCGGCGGCACGTGCTGCGCAATGCGCTCGGCCCGATCGTCACCGTCTCCGGCCTGCTGGTCTCCGGGATGCTGGTCAGCACCGCGATCGTGGAGACCGCCTTCGGGATGTCCGGGATCGGCTCGCTGCTCGTCCAGTGCGTGGACCAGCTGGACTTCCAAGTCGTCCAGGCCCTGGTGCTGTTGGTGGTGGCGGCCTTCGTGCTGGTCAACACCGCCGTCGACCTGCTGTATCCGCTGATCGACCCGCGAGTCGGGCGAGGGGAGGCCCGATGA
- a CDS encoding NAD(P)/FAD-dependent oxidoreductase, whose product MDREPARRLPSTVATPTVPTVPASPTTTRAGLPTTLGLAFSLEGEARRRGLPVAEVAGQRAERRELTRRRLLATGALVTAAAALAGPTRAAAVTPRTAPGPTDPTAANPATAPRIVIVGAGLAGLRCAHRLWTGSRPLAATVYEADTTHLGGRCWSLRGYFANGAVSEHGGSFISSTDTAVLKLAASFGLKTEYANGGSLDSGDYAGWFNGGRYDSAQQQADWVAEAYSAFAASYAAMGTPRWNASTAEAQRLDQLSCLDYLASIGLPTGSALSQLIQSVQLQSGGDPALASALGMIGFLGGSATFDGDAGFDEKYHLVGGNDQLVSRMVAALPAGTVQQGYQLVAVVQNADGSYTCTFDRTGGGSPAVSVQADHLVLALPFSTLRAVDLTRAGLSALKLRAIQQQGMGQSAKLVLQLRGKTWPALGYNGVSNTAPAGYQTAWDGSVQLGPKGGPALLVNFPGGDTARSTLTGAAHGPAPAADAAWFLDQIEQVYPGTKAAYNGLAYEDHWSLDPWHLGAYHYYRTGQYTTIAGYEAVQEHRIHFAGEHTDVDNATLNSAVASGERAATEITTQL is encoded by the coding sequence ATGGACCGGGAACCCGCCAGACGCCTCCCCAGCACCGTCGCCACCCCCACCGTCCCGACCGTCCCCGCCTCCCCCACCACCACCCGCGCCGGCCTCCCCACCACACTCGGCCTCGCCTTCTCCCTGGAGGGCGAGGCCCGCCGCCGCGGCCTGCCGGTCGCCGAAGTGGCCGGCCAACGCGCCGAACGCCGCGAACTGACCCGCCGCCGGCTCCTCGCCACCGGAGCCCTGGTCACCGCCGCGGCGGCCCTGGCCGGCCCCACCCGTGCGGCAGCGGTCACCCCACGCACCGCCCCCGGCCCGACCGACCCCACCGCCGCCAACCCCGCCACCGCACCCCGCATCGTGATCGTCGGCGCGGGCCTGGCCGGCCTGCGCTGCGCCCACCGCCTCTGGACCGGCTCCCGCCCGCTCGCCGCCACCGTCTACGAGGCCGACACCACCCACCTCGGCGGGCGCTGCTGGTCGCTGCGCGGCTACTTCGCGAACGGGGCGGTCAGCGAGCACGGCGGCTCGTTCATCAGCTCCACCGACACCGCCGTGCTGAAGCTCGCCGCCTCCTTCGGCCTCAAGACCGAGTACGCCAACGGCGGTTCGCTCGACTCCGGCGACTACGCGGGCTGGTTCAACGGCGGCCGCTACGACAGTGCCCAGCAGCAGGCCGACTGGGTCGCCGAGGCGTACTCGGCCTTCGCCGCCTCCTACGCCGCGATGGGCACCCCGCGCTGGAACGCCTCCACCGCCGAGGCCCAGCGGCTCGACCAGCTCTCCTGCCTCGACTACCTGGCCTCGATCGGCCTGCCCACCGGCTCCGCGCTCAGCCAGCTGATCCAGTCCGTCCAGCTCCAGAGCGGCGGCGACCCGGCGCTCGCCTCGGCCCTCGGGATGATCGGCTTCCTCGGCGGCTCCGCCACCTTCGACGGCGACGCCGGCTTCGACGAGAAGTACCACCTCGTCGGCGGCAACGACCAGTTGGTCAGCCGGATGGTCGCCGCACTGCCCGCCGGCACCGTCCAGCAGGGGTACCAGCTGGTCGCGGTGGTCCAGAACGCCGACGGCAGCTACACCTGCACCTTCGACCGCACCGGCGGCGGCTCCCCCGCCGTCTCCGTCCAGGCCGACCACCTGGTGCTGGCCCTGCCGTTCAGCACCCTGCGCGCCGTCGACCTCACCCGGGCCGGGCTCTCCGCGCTCAAGCTCCGGGCGATCCAGCAGCAGGGCATGGGCCAGAGCGCCAAGCTCGTCCTCCAACTGCGCGGCAAGACCTGGCCGGCCCTCGGTTACAACGGCGTCAGCAACACCGCCCCGGCCGGCTACCAGACCGCCTGGGACGGCTCCGTCCAGCTCGGCCCGAAGGGTGGCCCGGCCCTGCTGGTCAACTTCCCCGGCGGCGACACCGCCCGCTCCACCCTCACCGGCGCCGCCCACGGCCCGGCCCCCGCCGCCGACGCCGCCTGGTTCCTCGACCAGATCGAACAGGTCTACCCCGGCACCAAGGCCGCCTACAACGGCCTCGCCTACGAGGACCACTGGTCGCTCGACCCCTGGCACCTCGGCGCCTACCACTACTACCGCACCGGCCAGTACACCACCATCGCCGGCTACGAGGCCGTCCAGGAACACCGCATCCACTTCGCCGGCGAACACACCGACGTGGACAACGCCACCCTCAACTCCGCCGTCGCCTCCGGCGAACGCGCCGCCACCGAGATCACCACCCAGCTCTGA
- a CDS encoding ABC transporter substrate-binding protein yields MTRPRRAALAALAGVFALTSCSGSAKPGDSVAAYQLTDRTPPGPGALDSFTWSLFAEPVSIDYALSFDYPPNTVLANVCESLLRWNPDLTTSPGLASSYTNPTPTTWVYTIRSGVHFHDGAPLTAEDVVASLRRNLDPAVGSDWAYPFRNVKSVDRTGPMQVTVTLNTPDATFNEYLAAAPGTVESAAALKAAGKDYGNPGKGVDCTGPFAFDSWTPGQSIVLKRFDDYWDPALRAKAKQVKFVFLPDETARVNAFESGEVDGGWMVPADSYQRLSASTKGKLYYGRNTTVADEVVSNLQGPLGDPRVRQALLMAIDRKGIVKAGVGGVGEVADSLVTRNTWADSPKETVDPLLKSLVQYPYDPAKARQLAASAGVDGQKVVIAGSPLDSQTTIITQAVQQAATAIGLKPEIQTIPPDKYTALFTDPAARKGIDLFETFWYTSITDPLDMYGSLQTGAFSNYGNWSNPQFDAALGQAVGAADPAARAAATAEAQRIAMDQLPWLPLYNDPVSVFLGNRISGVRPSIDYLYYPWAAEIGAKG; encoded by the coding sequence TTGACCAGACCACGCAGAGCGGCCCTGGCCGCGCTCGCGGGCGTCTTCGCCCTGACCTCCTGCAGCGGCAGCGCGAAGCCCGGTGACAGCGTCGCCGCCTACCAGCTGACCGACCGCACCCCGCCGGGCCCCGGCGCGCTCGACTCCTTCACCTGGTCGCTCTTCGCCGAGCCGGTCTCGATCGACTACGCGCTCTCCTTCGACTACCCGCCCAACACCGTGCTCGCCAACGTCTGCGAGAGCCTGCTGCGGTGGAACCCGGACCTGACCACCTCGCCCGGCCTGGCCAGCTCCTACACCAACCCGACCCCGACCACCTGGGTCTACACCATCCGCAGCGGCGTGCACTTCCACGACGGCGCGCCGCTCACCGCCGAGGACGTGGTCGCCTCGCTGCGCCGCAACCTCGACCCGGCCGTGGGCAGCGACTGGGCGTACCCCTTCCGCAACGTCAAGTCGGTGGACCGGACCGGCCCGATGCAGGTCACCGTCACCCTCAACACCCCCGACGCCACCTTCAACGAGTACCTGGCGGCCGCCCCCGGCACGGTGGAGTCCGCCGCCGCGCTGAAGGCGGCCGGCAAGGACTACGGCAACCCGGGCAAGGGCGTGGACTGCACCGGCCCGTTCGCCTTCGACTCCTGGACCCCGGGCCAGTCGATCGTGCTCAAGCGCTTCGACGACTACTGGGACCCGGCGCTGCGCGCCAAGGCCAAGCAGGTCAAGTTCGTCTTCCTGCCGGACGAGACCGCGCGGGTCAACGCCTTCGAGAGCGGCGAGGTGGACGGCGGCTGGATGGTCCCGGCCGACTCCTACCAGCGGCTGTCCGCCTCCACCAAGGGCAAGCTCTACTACGGGCGGAACACCACGGTGGCCGACGAGGTGGTGAGCAACCTCCAAGGCCCACTGGGCGATCCACGGGTGCGGCAGGCCCTGCTGATGGCCATCGACCGCAAGGGCATCGTCAAGGCCGGGGTCGGCGGGGTGGGTGAGGTGGCCGATTCGCTGGTCACCCGGAACACCTGGGCCGACAGCCCCAAGGAGACGGTCGATCCGCTGCTGAAGAGCCTCGTGCAGTACCCCTACGACCCGGCCAAGGCCAGGCAGCTCGCGGCGAGCGCCGGGGTCGACGGCCAGAAGGTGGTGATCGCCGGCAGCCCGCTCGACTCGCAGACCACCATCATCACCCAGGCCGTCCAACAGGCCGCCACCGCCATCGGGTTGAAGCCGGAGATCCAGACCATCCCGCCCGACAAGTACACCGCGCTGTTCACCGACCCGGCCGCGCGCAAGGGCATCGACCTGTTCGAGACCTTCTGGTACACCTCGATCACCGACCCGCTGGACATGTACGGCTCGCTCCAGACCGGCGCGTTCAGCAACTACGGCAACTGGTCGAACCCGCAGTTCGACGCCGCCCTGGGCCAGGCCGTCGGCGCCGCCGATCCGGCCGCCCGGGCCGCCGCGACGGCTGAGGCGCAGCGGATCGCGATGGACCAACTCCCCTGGCTTCCGCTGTACAACGACCCGGTCTCGGTCTTCCTCGGCAACCGGATCAGTGGCGTGCGGCCCTCGATCGACTACCTGTACTACCCGTGGGCCGCCGAGATCGGGGCCAAGGGATGA
- a CDS encoding amidohydrolase has translation MDHDAPSHRSADLLFRGGRVFTATGDTPIEAAVAVRAGRILAVGEERELRGLLGPAAEVVDLDGGLLAPGFQDAHVHPVVAGVQLLRCDLSHHRSLDGYLGTIARYAAEHPEAEWICGGGWSMDVFPEGIPTRAMLDAVVPDRPVLLTNRDGHGAWVNSRALTLAGVTRQTPDPADGRIEREPDGTPIGTLQEGAMELVAALVPVATPAEAKAGLLAAQRHLFSLGITAWQDAMIGTFPGNPDNLPVYLDAARDGSLEARVVGALWWDRWRGTEQIDELVERRLHGRVGRFNATTVKIMQDGIAENFTASMLEPYLDGCGCATANSGLSFVGPEVLREAVPRLDALGFQLHFHALGDRAVREVLDALELARAANGPNDNRHHLAHLQVVDPAELKRFAEVGAAANIQALWAAHEPQMDELTIPYLGAERAALQYPFGDLARAGARLVAGSDWGVSSPDPLLGIHVAVNRRAPHSGSEQPAFYPEQALTLAQAFTAYTAGSAWANHLDAETGTVEPGKCADLVVLDRDPFAGPPEEIGATEVRMTFVDGRAVHTTAN, from the coding sequence ATGGACCATGACGCACCGTCACACCGCTCGGCCGACCTGCTCTTCCGCGGCGGCCGGGTGTTCACCGCAACGGGTGACACCCCGATCGAGGCCGCCGTTGCCGTCCGGGCCGGCCGGATCCTCGCCGTCGGCGAGGAACGCGAGCTGCGCGGCCTGCTGGGCCCGGCCGCCGAGGTGGTCGACCTGGACGGCGGCCTGCTCGCCCCCGGCTTCCAGGACGCCCACGTGCACCCCGTGGTCGCCGGCGTGCAGCTGCTCCGCTGCGACCTCTCCCACCACCGCAGCCTGGACGGCTACCTGGGCACCATCGCGCGGTACGCCGCCGAGCACCCCGAGGCCGAGTGGATCTGCGGCGGCGGCTGGTCGATGGACGTCTTCCCGGAGGGCATCCCCACCCGGGCCATGCTGGACGCGGTCGTCCCCGACCGCCCGGTGCTGCTCACCAATCGGGACGGCCACGGCGCCTGGGTCAACTCCCGGGCCCTGACCCTGGCCGGGGTGACCCGGCAGACCCCGGACCCGGCCGACGGCCGGATCGAGCGCGAGCCCGACGGCACCCCGATCGGCACCCTCCAGGAGGGGGCGATGGAGCTGGTCGCCGCGCTGGTGCCGGTGGCCACCCCCGCCGAGGCCAAGGCCGGCCTGCTCGCCGCGCAGCGGCACCTGTTCTCGCTCGGCATCACCGCCTGGCAGGACGCCATGATCGGCACCTTCCCCGGCAATCCGGACAACCTCCCGGTCTACCTGGACGCCGCCCGGGACGGCTCGCTGGAGGCCCGGGTGGTGGGCGCGCTCTGGTGGGACAGGTGGCGCGGCACCGAGCAGATCGACGAGCTGGTGGAGCGCCGGCTGCACGGCCGGGTCGGCCGGTTCAACGCCACCACCGTGAAGATCATGCAGGACGGCATCGCCGAGAACTTCACCGCGAGCATGCTGGAGCCCTACCTGGACGGCTGCGGCTGCGCGACCGCCAACTCCGGGCTCAGCTTCGTCGGCCCCGAGGTGCTGCGCGAGGCCGTCCCCCGACTCGACGCGCTCGGCTTCCAGTTGCACTTCCACGCGCTCGGCGACCGGGCCGTCCGCGAGGTGCTGGACGCGCTGGAGCTGGCCCGGGCCGCCAACGGCCCGAACGACAACCGGCACCACCTGGCCCACCTCCAGGTGGTGGATCCGGCGGAGCTCAAGCGGTTCGCCGAGGTGGGCGCCGCCGCCAACATCCAGGCGCTCTGGGCCGCCCACGAGCCGCAGATGGACGAGCTCACCATCCCCTACCTCGGGGCGGAGCGCGCCGCCCTCCAGTACCCGTTCGGCGACCTGGCGCGGGCCGGGGCCCGGCTGGTCGCGGGCAGCGACTGGGGCGTGAGCAGCCCCGACCCGCTGCTCGGTATCCACGTCGCCGTCAACCGCCGCGCGCCGCACAGCGGTTCGGAGCAGCCCGCGTTCTACCCCGAGCAGGCACTGACCCTCGCCCAGGCGTTCACCGCCTACACCGCCGGCAGCGCCTGGGCCAACCACCTGGACGCCGAGACCGGCACCGTCGAGCCCGGCAAGTGCGCCGACCTGGTGGTGCTCGACCGTGACCCGTTCGCCGGCCCGCCCGAGGAGATCGGCGCCACCGAAGTCCGGATGACCTTCGTCGACGGCCGCGCCGTCCACACCACCGCCAACTGA
- a CDS encoding ABC transporter ATP-binding protein, producing the protein MNLLEIERLSVELPGAARPVLDAVSLSVAAGEVVGLVGESGSGKSVTARAALGLLPPAARTAGRVLVDGTDLLDAGRSRLRELRSGTVSMVFQDPRAGINPVRRIGDFLTEPPRLTHRVPRREAAARAVELLAAVGLPEPERQLRAFPHQLSGGMLQRVMIAGALAAEPRLLLCDEPTTALDVSTQAEILALLGGLQRERGLGLLLITHDIELAAASCDRVYVMYAGRILEHATAAELFGRPRHPYTVGLLGSTPPLTGPLDRLRPVPGTPLGLDEAAPGCAFAARCGHALPGRCDREVPELRPLGGGRAAACVRLDELAQVRP; encoded by the coding sequence GTGAACCTGCTGGAGATCGAGCGGTTGAGCGTCGAACTGCCGGGCGCGGCGCGGCCGGTGCTGGATGCGGTGAGCCTCTCGGTGGCGGCCGGCGAGGTGGTGGGGCTGGTCGGAGAATCGGGCTCGGGCAAGTCGGTGACCGCCCGGGCCGCGCTCGGGCTGCTGCCGCCCGCCGCGCGGACCGCCGGGCGGGTGCTGGTGGACGGGACGGACCTGCTCGACGCGGGCCGGAGCCGGCTGCGCGAACTCCGGTCCGGCACGGTGTCGATGGTCTTCCAGGACCCGCGCGCCGGGATCAACCCGGTCCGCCGGATCGGCGACTTCCTCACCGAGCCTCCACGGCTCACCCACCGGGTGCCGCGCCGTGAGGCCGCGGCCCGGGCGGTGGAGCTGCTGGCCGCCGTCGGCCTGCCCGAGCCGGAGCGCCAACTGCGTGCCTTCCCGCACCAGTTGTCGGGTGGCATGCTGCAACGGGTGATGATCGCGGGCGCGTTGGCAGCCGAACCACGGCTGCTGCTCTGCGACGAGCCCACCACCGCCCTGGACGTCAGCACCCAGGCGGAGATCCTGGCGCTGCTCGGCGGGCTGCAGCGCGAGCGTGGCCTCGGCCTGCTGCTGATCACCCACGACATCGAGCTCGCGGCGGCGAGCTGCGACCGGGTCTACGTGATGTATGCCGGCCGGATCCTCGAACATGCCACGGCAGCCGAGCTGTTCGGGCGGCCCAGGCACCCCTACACCGTGGGGCTGCTCGGTTCGACCCCGCCGCTGACCGGCCCGCTGGACCGGCTCCGCCCGGTGCCGGGCACCCCGCTCGGCCTGGACGAGGCAGCGCCGGGCTGCGCGTTCGCCGCGCGGTGCGGGCACGCCCTGCCCGGGCGGTGCGACCGCGAGGTGCCGGAGCTGCGGCCGTTGGGCGGCGGACGGGCGGCGGCCTGCGTGCGGCTGGACGAGTTGGCGCAGGTGCGGCCGTGA